A single window of Sphingobacterium sp. ML3W DNA harbors:
- a CDS encoding STAS domain-containing protein → MKYTIDKHDRYIVIEPLCDILDAEKAIKLKGEFLLRNTVGQRNIILDLSNVRKIDESSIRLALLANRLCDSSGGLFILANLDSEVLDLLEMSHMQRSFTIVNSVKDAEERVFAHEIEMDYRGEKEK, encoded by the coding sequence ATGAAATATACGATTGATAAGCATGACCGTTATATTGTGATAGAACCACTTTGCGATATTCTCGATGCTGAAAAAGCGATTAAATTGAAGGGGGAATTCTTATTGAGAAATACGGTGGGTCAACGTAATATCATATTAGACCTATCAAATGTTCGTAAAATAGATGAGAGCAGTATTCGATTGGCTTTATTGGCCAATCGTCTGTGTGATTCAAGCGGCGGGCTTTTTATTCTAGCAAATTTAGATTCGGAAGTGCTCGACCTCTTGGAGATGTCCCATATGCAAAGAAGCTTTACAATTGTCAATTCCGTCAAAGATGCGGAAGAACGTGTTTTTGCACACGAGATAGAAATGGATTATAGAGGAGAGAAAGAAAAATAA
- a CDS encoding S-adenosyl-l-methionine hydroxide adenosyltransferase family protein — protein MGVITLTTDLGHKDFYQAALKGSLISELPDVRIVDITHEIPAFNIPRAAFVLANAYHYFPKKTVHIIGINTLYHEDSRYVAMKYNDHFFVGADNGIFSLLLNGEKPQELVEINLIQDLRYLHFPLADILTKSACHIAKGGKLTAIGNTIAQTVEKVTLQPIFDKDTIRGNVVYVDAFGNAITNISKDLFNRVQKGRSFTLYFKRSETITNLSWNYNEVTEGEKLCLFGISNFLEIAMNKANASQLLGLFDDESHIIRIEFNN, from the coding sequence ATGGGAGTTATTACATTAACAACAGATTTAGGACATAAGGATTTCTATCAAGCAGCATTAAAGGGCAGTTTGATTTCAGAACTCCCTGATGTGCGAATAGTTGATATTACACACGAAATACCTGCCTTTAATATACCACGAGCTGCGTTTGTTCTGGCAAATGCCTATCATTATTTTCCAAAAAAAACGGTTCATATCATTGGAATCAATACCTTGTATCATGAGGACTCACGTTATGTAGCTATGAAGTACAATGATCACTTTTTTGTGGGTGCCGACAATGGTATTTTCAGCTTGCTCCTCAATGGGGAGAAACCTCAAGAGCTTGTCGAAATCAACTTGATACAGGACTTACGTTACCTGCATTTCCCATTAGCAGATATTCTAACAAAATCTGCCTGTCATATCGCAAAAGGTGGTAAACTGACTGCAATTGGAAACACAATTGCACAGACGGTAGAAAAGGTGACTTTACAGCCTATTTTTGACAAAGATACCATTCGCGGAAATGTCGTGTATGTAGATGCCTTTGGTAATGCGATCACAAACATTTCTAAGGACCTATTCAATCGTGTTCAAAAAGGAAGAAGCTTTACCCTGTATTTTAAAAGAAGTGAAACAATTACGAACCTCTCTTGGAATTATAATGAGGTGACGGAAGGCGAAAAGCTTTGTCTTTTCGGTATCAGCAATTTTCTAGAAATTGCTATGAACAAAGCAAATGCGAGTCAACTATTAGGTCTATTTGACGACGAATCGCACATCATTCGGATTGAATTCAACAATTGA
- a CDS encoding ribonuclease Z, which produces MRFEVLILGNSSATPMYDRHPTSQVVNFNEQLFLIDCGEGTQMQLTRYGIKSNKINHIFISHLHGDHYLGLVGLLSSMHLIGRKSDLHLYGPKGLDEILAVQFRYSETTLRYNLIFHETSAETPEVIFENRTLKVSTFPLTHRIPCTGFRFDEGQRSRHLLVEEIEKDGIPVAYYQRLKNGVDYVREDGHVFKADDYTLPGPLSRSYVYCSDTVRTANYLPYIQHASLMYHESTFLHEMVDRAKETFHTTALEAGEIAKETHASKLLLGHYSARYKDLQPLLLEAQSVFQQTMLSQEGKWFSV; this is translated from the coding sequence ATGCGCTTTGAAGTTTTGATTTTAGGGAATAGCTCCGCAACGCCTATGTATGATAGGCATCCAACGAGTCAAGTAGTAAACTTCAATGAACAATTGTTTTTAATCGATTGTGGAGAAGGCACTCAGATGCAATTGACCCGTTATGGTATTAAAAGCAATAAAATCAATCATATTTTCATCAGTCATTTGCATGGAGATCATTATCTCGGATTAGTTGGATTGTTGTCCTCCATGCATTTAATCGGTCGTAAAAGTGATCTGCATCTGTATGGACCAAAGGGACTTGATGAAATACTGGCTGTTCAGTTTCGATATTCGGAGACTACACTTCGTTATAATCTTATTTTTCATGAAACCTCCGCGGAAACGCCAGAGGTAATCTTTGAAAATCGCACACTCAAGGTCAGTACGTTTCCATTGACTCACCGTATACCCTGTACCGGTTTTCGTTTTGATGAAGGGCAGCGTTCGCGCCACTTGCTGGTAGAAGAGATTGAAAAAGATGGTATCCCGGTAGCGTACTATCAACGATTGAAAAACGGGGTGGATTATGTGCGTGAAGATGGACATGTGTTTAAAGCAGATGATTACACCTTACCAGGACCCTTATCCCGTAGTTATGTCTACTGCTCAGATACCGTACGAACAGCAAATTATTTACCTTATATTCAGCATGCATCATTAATGTATCATGAATCTACCTTTCTCCATGAAATGGTAGACCGTGCTAAAGAAACGTTTCATACCACTGCTTTGGAAGCAGGAGAAATAGCAAAAGAAACACATGCAAGTAAGTTATTATTAGGCCATTATTCCGCACGATACAAAGATTTACAACCTTTATTGCTCGAAGCACAATCTGTTTTCCAGCAAACGATGCTATCGCAAGAAGGAAAATGGTTCTCAGTATAA
- a CDS encoding PhoH family protein: MNELQITLDAINLAILWGTQNEHFDYIKKQYPKLRIVARGNEMKVLGDEQQLESFKNSFDDVLGHLEKYNKLSLMDLENLMHTPSGSAAQEEKLLAEKAAILGSEPIVYGPNGIVVRARTPNQRKMVDSINKNDILFAIGPAGTGKTYTAVALAVRALRNKEIKRIILTRPAVEAGENLGFLPGDLKEKVDPYLRPLYDALDDMIPPEKLKGYLENRTIEVAPLAFMRGRTLDNCFVILDEAQNATDMQLKMFLTRMGPTAKFIVTGDVTQIDLPRKNQSGLATAIRLLDNIEGIDIVHLNGADVVRHKLVKRILEAYGDI, from the coding sequence TTGAACGAATTACAAATTACATTGGATGCAATCAATCTAGCGATTCTTTGGGGTACTCAAAATGAGCATTTTGACTACATAAAAAAGCAATATCCCAAGTTGAGAATTGTCGCTAGAGGAAATGAGATGAAGGTGCTTGGTGATGAACAGCAACTGGAGTCATTTAAAAATTCTTTTGATGATGTACTCGGCCATTTAGAAAAGTATAATAAACTTTCTTTGATGGATTTGGAAAATCTAATGCACACTCCCTCTGGATCAGCTGCTCAAGAAGAGAAGTTGCTTGCCGAAAAGGCTGCAATATTAGGAAGCGAGCCCATTGTGTATGGACCAAACGGTATTGTCGTTCGTGCGCGTACTCCCAATCAAAGAAAGATGGTGGATAGCATCAATAAGAATGATATCCTTTTTGCCATTGGCCCCGCAGGTACAGGTAAAACCTATACCGCAGTCGCTTTAGCCGTTCGTGCTTTGCGTAACAAAGAAATCAAACGTATTATATTAACGCGACCAGCAGTAGAAGCCGGCGAGAACCTAGGTTTTCTTCCAGGAGACTTGAAGGAAAAGGTGGATCCTTACCTTCGTCCGCTATACGATGCACTCGATGATATGATTCCACCAGAAAAATTAAAAGGGTATTTGGAGAATCGAACGATTGAGGTCGCTCCATTAGCTTTTATGCGTGGACGTACATTGGATAATTGTTTTGTGATTTTGGATGAAGCACAAAATGCAACCGATATGCAGTTGAAAATGTTTTTGACCCGTATGGGACCAACAGCAAAATTCATTGTGACAGGTGATGTAACTCAAATTGATTTACCCAGAAAGAATCAATCCGGATTGGCTACCGCAATTAGGCTATTGGATAATATTGAAGGAATCGATATTGTTCATCTGAATGGTGCAGATGTCGTACGTCATAAACTAGTGAAGCGCATCTTGGAAGCATACGGTGATATCTAA
- a CDS encoding phosphoribosylaminoimidazolesuccinocarboxamide synthase — MNAIKETNFNFENQTSFYRGKVRDVYTIANEYLAMVASDRISAFDVVLPKPIPYKGQILNQIAAKFLKATADILPNWVVSVPDPSVTIGIMCEPFKVEMVIRGYLSGHAWREYSAGRRTVCGESLPEGLKENDKLPVPIITPTTKAAVGHDEDISRAAILERGIVSEEDYIQLENYTKALFQRGTEIAAERGLILADTKYEFGKKDGQIILIDEIHSPDSSRYFYAEGYAERQENGEAQKQLSKEFVRKWLIENGFQGKDGQQVPEMTDEIIKSISDRYIELYEHIVGEKFVYPNQEDVLQRVERNVSQALKELKY; from the coding sequence ATGAACGCGATAAAAGAAACAAATTTTAATTTCGAAAATCAAACCTCTTTTTATAGAGGGAAAGTACGTGATGTGTACACCATTGCAAATGAATATTTAGCTATGGTCGCTTCCGATCGTATATCGGCATTTGATGTCGTATTGCCAAAGCCCATTCCTTATAAAGGGCAGATACTGAATCAAATTGCTGCTAAATTTTTAAAAGCTACAGCGGATATTCTGCCAAACTGGGTCGTGTCTGTTCCAGATCCGAGTGTGACTATAGGTATCATGTGCGAGCCTTTTAAGGTAGAGATGGTTATTCGTGGCTACTTGTCCGGACATGCATGGCGTGAATACAGCGCTGGTAGACGAACAGTATGCGGTGAATCATTGCCTGAAGGATTGAAAGAAAATGATAAATTACCTGTGCCGATCATTACTCCAACTACCAAAGCTGCTGTAGGACATGATGAAGATATTTCCAGAGCTGCTATTTTGGAAAGAGGAATCGTGAGTGAAGAAGATTATATCCAGTTGGAGAACTATACCAAAGCGCTTTTTCAACGCGGTACCGAGATCGCAGCAGAAAGAGGGTTGATATTGGCGGACACCAAATATGAATTTGGAAAAAAAGATGGGCAGATAATTTTGATTGACGAAATCCATAGCCCCGATTCTTCTCGTTATTTTTATGCAGAAGGTTATGCAGAACGTCAGGAAAATGGTGAAGCGCAAAAGCAGTTATCAAAAGAATTTGTGCGTAAATGGCTAATCGAAAATGGATTTCAAGGTAAAGATGGACAACAAGTTCCAGAAATGACCGATGAAATAATTAAATCAATTTCTGATCGATATATCGAACTTTATGAGCATATTGTAGGCGAGAAGTTCGTGTATCCAAACCAAGAGGACGTTTTGCAACGTGTAGAACGGAATGTTTCACAAGCTTTAAAAGAACTAAAATACTAA